From one Treponema denticola genomic stretch:
- a CDS encoding OmpA family protein: MNKFLNKNNTLKNAKSLSGFFLFFFLFSLALNAYEPVLQSSSVQNWEKGTIESLIKLDMNKSGFYLPSDRDAAFNTIEKYMPSLLKDIYLSVIVDSSHRLGNYLAEEKVNLNTINKIIEKGNYKTPHFSNDMSNALIKTSTELHEIAKLFIKHNTPYIPSIPPSTVVSKAYTGILIDARGLLPVHGEYTKEKLQPCIFPKVWNTDMSTIYEKNMVDPKIAKQLGIVLYSSSLNEDLYREYVGTEPLRIIARGVFGQNRTDPIISMEDSSRILSKPENLKLLQEGRVVIICDEDMLHVTEPFTPPDENYYFAYHDIELLLEKHKEKGIALSNPKNIVKIVMYDIRFVADMPDVLPEEMGKIDVIAEALLKLGPYTKFLIEGHTADLNKPEDEKILSVQRAERIADEISKRGIDRSRIMTAGYGSTRPLAPSNNESNMAKNRRVEITVIRE, encoded by the coding sequence ATGAATAAATTTTTAAATAAAAACAATACTTTAAAAAACGCCAAGAGCTTAAGCGGCTTCTTTTTGTTTTTTTTCCTTTTTAGTTTAGCCTTAAATGCCTATGAGCCCGTCCTGCAATCTTCTTCCGTTCAAAATTGGGAAAAGGGCACAATCGAATCCTTAATAAAACTTGATATGAATAAAAGCGGCTTTTATCTTCCAAGTGATAGGGATGCGGCTTTTAACACAATAGAAAAATACATGCCCTCCCTTTTAAAGGATATTTATCTTTCCGTTATAGTTGACTCGTCCCACCGCCTGGGAAACTATCTTGCCGAAGAAAAAGTAAACTTAAACACCATAAATAAGATAATTGAAAAAGGCAATTATAAAACCCCTCATTTTTCAAATGATATGTCAAATGCCTTGATAAAAACAAGTACTGAACTGCATGAAATTGCAAAGCTGTTTATCAAGCATAATACGCCATATATTCCATCGATTCCTCCAAGCACGGTTGTCAGCAAGGCATATACGGGAATTTTAATAGATGCCAGAGGCTTGCTGCCTGTGCACGGAGAATATACAAAGGAAAAACTTCAGCCCTGCATTTTTCCGAAAGTTTGGAACACCGATATGTCCACCATATATGAAAAGAACATGGTAGATCCTAAAATAGCAAAACAACTGGGCATAGTTTTATATTCTTCAAGTCTTAATGAAGATCTGTATAGGGAATATGTGGGTACCGAGCCCCTGCGTATAATAGCGAGAGGCGTTTTCGGCCAAAACAGAACCGATCCGATTATTTCGATGGAAGATAGCAGCCGTATTTTGTCAAAGCCTGAAAACTTAAAACTTTTACAGGAAGGGCGGGTAGTCATAATCTGCGATGAGGATATGCTCCATGTTACAGAGCCCTTTACTCCGCCTGATGAAAACTATTACTTTGCCTATCATGATATTGAACTCTTGCTTGAAAAGCATAAAGAAAAAGGGATTGCTCTATCAAATCCCAAAAACATAGTAAAAATAGTAATGTACGATATACGGTTTGTTGCGGATATGCCGGATGTTCTTCCTGAAGAGATGGGTAAAATAGATGTAATTGCCGAAGCTCTTTTGAAGTTGGGCCCTTATACAAAATTTTTAATTGAAGGCCACACGGCTGACCTTAACAAACCTGAGGATGAAAAAATTCTTTCGGTTCAAAGGGCGGAAAGAATTGCAGACGAAATTTCTAAGAGGGGAATTGACCGCTCAAGGATAATGACTGCCGGTTATGGAAGCACAAGACCCTTGGCTCCCAGTAATAATGAGTCAAATATGGCAAAAAACCGCCGTGTTGAAATTACGGTAATCCGTGAATAA
- a CDS encoding alpha/beta hydrolase, which translates to MQTIYQTMSDGSAIAVHQWLPKKKPKAIIHIVHGMAEHALRYADFAEDACTKGFTVFASDHRGHGKTCGNIMLKGYLADKDGFKRVVDDQKEINDEIQKIYQDIPIIILGHSFGSFITQNYIENYGKTVKAAILVGSAGPNPMIKIAGFAAGLNKLFSGRKKPSKFMDKLSFGAYNKTVDSPKTNFDWLSRDEKEVQKYIDDEFCGFTCTVGFYQDMINGLKETHKSSEMAKIPNELPILITSGERDPVSNLGKSVKKLYDIYKANGISDLNLKLYEGARHEILNETNKEEVKADIFEWIEKRLI; encoded by the coding sequence ATGCAGACAATTTATCAAACAATGAGCGACGGATCGGCTATTGCAGTTCATCAATGGCTTCCTAAAAAAAAGCCTAAGGCTATAATTCATATAGTCCACGGAATGGCTGAGCACGCTTTAAGATACGCAGACTTTGCCGAAGATGCTTGTACAAAGGGGTTTACGGTATTTGCATCGGACCACCGAGGTCACGGTAAAACTTGCGGAAATATAATGCTCAAAGGTTATCTTGCCGATAAAGACGGCTTTAAACGGGTAGTAGATGATCAAAAAGAAATCAATGATGAAATTCAAAAAATTTATCAGGATATTCCGATTATAATACTCGGCCATTCATTCGGGTCTTTTATAACTCAAAATTATATAGAAAACTACGGAAAAACCGTAAAAGCTGCTATCCTAGTAGGAAGTGCAGGCCCAAACCCGATGATTAAAATCGCAGGCTTTGCCGCTGGCTTAAATAAGCTCTTTTCAGGGAGAAAAAAGCCTTCCAAATTTATGGATAAACTTAGTTTTGGAGCCTATAATAAGACGGTTGATTCCCCAAAAACAAATTTTGACTGGCTTTCGAGAGATGAAAAAGAAGTTCAAAAATATATTGATGATGAATTTTGCGGCTTTACGTGTACCGTAGGTTTTTACCAAGACATGATCAATGGATTAAAAGAAACCCACAAGAGCTCAGAAATGGCAAAGATTCCAAACGAGCTGCCAATCCTCATTACGTCCGGTGAAAGAGATCCTGTTTCAAACCTCGGTAAAAGCGTAAAAAAGCTATATGATATTTACAAGGCCAATGGTATAAGCGACCTTAACTTAAAGCTCTATGAAGGAGCCCGCCATGAAATCTTAAACGAAACCAATAAGGAAGAAGTTAAGGCCGATATCTTTGAATGGATTGAAAAAAGACTTATTTAG
- a CDS encoding serine dehydratase subunit alpha family protein — MNLDNAKKEKYVQILKEELVPALGCTEPIAIAYTAANLRKIMGGVPDEILIESSGNIIKNAKSVIVPNTGGMKGMEASALIGLIGGNADKGLEVLADVTEEHVKLAHEYLAKSCTKLKLMDTPASLHIRITGKLNGDIGIAELIHQHTNIVLLKKNDEIIFEKPFSLESAAGALTDRSCLNVKDILEFADTVPVDEVSPIIMRQVEYNMRVSEDGLKTSYGIETGKNILKYNQRKGDNFSVKVQAEGEVAAASDARMCGCSYPVITNSGSGNQGLAVSVPVVVYARENKISEEKLIRCLIVSNLLAIHQKTGIGRLSAYCGAVTAGAACAAAITYMKGGSYEQVCGTIVNTLGTVSGILCDGAKQSCAAKIASALDSALFSHELAMDGNFFAGGDGIVKDDIEKTIAGIGVVAAQGMRKTDEVVLQVMLKD; from the coding sequence ATGAACTTAGATAACGCAAAAAAAGAAAAGTATGTTCAAATTTTAAAAGAAGAATTGGTTCCAGCCCTTGGATGCACGGAGCCTATTGCTATTGCTTACACAGCTGCCAATTTACGAAAAATCATGGGAGGTGTTCCCGATGAAATCTTAATTGAAAGCAGCGGTAATATCATTAAAAATGCAAAGTCGGTTATTGTGCCCAACACCGGCGGAATGAAGGGAATGGAAGCTTCCGCTTTGATAGGCCTTATCGGAGGAAATGCAGATAAGGGTTTGGAAGTATTGGCCGATGTTACCGAAGAGCATGTAAAGCTGGCTCATGAGTATTTAGCCAAGTCATGCACTAAGCTTAAACTAATGGATACGCCTGCAAGTCTTCACATAAGAATTACAGGCAAATTAAACGGAGATATCGGAATTGCCGAGCTCATTCACCAGCATACGAATATCGTACTCCTAAAAAAGAATGACGAAATTATCTTTGAAAAGCCTTTTAGCTTGGAGTCTGCCGCAGGTGCTTTAACCGATAGAAGCTGTTTAAACGTAAAAGATATTTTGGAATTTGCAGACACTGTTCCGGTTGATGAAGTTTCTCCCATCATTATGAGACAGGTTGAATATAATATGAGAGTTTCAGAGGACGGTTTAAAAACTTCCTACGGCATTGAGACGGGAAAAAATATTTTAAAATATAACCAGAGGAAGGGCGATAATTTTTCGGTTAAGGTTCAAGCGGAAGGTGAAGTCGCAGCAGCATCCGATGCCCGTATGTGCGGCTGTTCTTATCCGGTTATTACCAATTCGGGAAGCGGAAATCAGGGCTTAGCCGTTTCTGTGCCCGTAGTTGTATATGCCCGCGAAAATAAGATAAGCGAAGAAAAACTGATCCGCTGTTTGATTGTAAGCAATCTTTTAGCAATTCACCAAAAAACCGGAATAGGCAGACTTTCTGCTTATTGCGGTGCGGTAACTGCCGGAGCTGCCTGTGCTGCTGCAATTACCTATATGAAGGGCGGTTCTTATGAACAAGTGTGCGGAACAATAGTCAATACTCTGGGTACCGTATCGGGAATCCTTTGTGACGGAGCCAAGCAGTCATGTGCCGCTAAAATAGCCTCTGCCTTAGACTCTGCCCTTTTTTCTCACGAACTTGCTATGGACGGAAACTTCTTTGCAGGAGGTGACGGCATAGTCAAGGACGACATCGAAAAAACCATAGCCGGCATCGGCGTTGTTGCCGCCCAAGGTATGCGCAAAACCGACGAAGTTGTGTTACAGGTTATGCTTAAAGACTAA
- the pbpC gene encoding penicillin-binding protein 1C, with product MDFPKKLPIKKILKAFIPAFISSLIFLALILFFTPGFKVDYSFTLYSSGGKLLGASAASDGQWRFSQTSKLPEKYREALLTYEDKNFYFHFGIDPLSVFRAAVENILKGKIVSGASTITMQTSRLSEKNPPRSFKQKLRESFLSLFLELSYSKENILNIYASHAPYGGNVVGLEAASWRYFGRGPEDLTWAEAACLAVLPNQPSLVRPGKESEILKEKRDRLLYNLFLQKKIDKETYALSVAEPVPDKPKAVPQKAYHYLEFLKTKSSNQKNISSLDYSLQEIVFEIADHHFKRNFSSGVYNTAVLILATETGETLAYIGNTGLQSPNAKNEHVDMVHARRSSGSLLKPFLFAAMLDAGMILPDQLLIDIPTKIAGYTPQNSNYTYSGAIPARKALSYSLNIPFIRALREFTIPAFLDILKRSGFTTFNRSADEYGLPLILGGGEISLYEITNTYRKMMLRAQNKLDEKFPFSSGACRITMDVLTEGNRPEEEAIWQLYAQNQKIAWKTGTSYGNKDAWTIGITPKYSVGVWCGNASGEGRPEITSTKLAAPILFEIFNILPKSDWPEKELKDFEFIKTCADSGYPAGEFCKTAKPVLKPIESHTQNTCPYCKKVSLSPDGKFQVKANDINELPKIENRFVLPAAAEYFYKQGHPEYKSLPQWLPESTASNAGEFEILFPEDGTSVYIPTELDGSFGALVAEAAHKNPDAVIYWDLDGEYLGSTKSYHQMKIQPLGAPLRAPLRGRHELTLTDNRGNTRKRIFYVLNEN from the coding sequence ATGGATTTTCCGAAAAAATTGCCGATAAAAAAAATTTTAAAAGCCTTTATACCGGCCTTTATTTCTAGCTTGATATTTTTAGCTTTAATACTTTTTTTTACGCCCGGCTTTAAAGTTGATTATTCTTTTACTCTTTACAGTTCCGGCGGAAAACTTTTAGGTGCATCTGCTGCGAGTGACGGGCAATGGAGATTTTCTCAAACCTCAAAGCTGCCTGAAAAATACAGGGAAGCCCTTTTAACATATGAAGATAAAAATTTTTATTTTCATTTTGGGATAGATCCTCTTTCGGTTTTTAGGGCGGCAGTTGAAAATATTTTAAAAGGAAAAATAGTTTCGGGAGCCTCTACAATTACCATGCAGACCTCCCGCCTTTCCGAAAAAAATCCGCCAAGAAGTTTTAAGCAAAAACTAAGAGAAAGTTTTTTATCCCTTTTTTTGGAGCTTTCTTATTCCAAGGAAAACATATTGAATATTTACGCCTCCCACGCACCCTATGGCGGAAATGTTGTAGGCCTTGAAGCCGCCTCATGGCGGTATTTCGGAAGGGGGCCTGAAGATCTAACATGGGCGGAAGCCGCCTGCCTTGCAGTCCTTCCCAATCAGCCCTCTTTGGTACGCCCGGGAAAAGAATCCGAAATTTTAAAAGAAAAGAGGGACAGGCTTTTGTACAATCTTTTTTTACAAAAAAAAATCGATAAGGAAACCTATGCTCTTTCCGTCGCAGAACCCGTTCCCGATAAACCTAAGGCCGTTCCGCAAAAGGCCTATCATTATCTTGAGTTTTTAAAAACAAAAAGCTCCAATCAAAAAAACATAAGCAGCTTGGATTATTCTTTACAAGAAATAGTCTTTGAAATTGCAGACCATCATTTTAAAAGAAATTTCTCAAGCGGTGTTTACAATACAGCCGTTTTAATTTTAGCTACCGAAACTGGAGAAACTTTAGCCTATATAGGAAACACGGGGCTTCAAAGTCCGAATGCAAAAAACGAGCATGTCGATATGGTTCACGCAAGGCGGAGTTCGGGGAGCTTATTAAAACCTTTTTTGTTTGCGGCAATGCTGGATGCGGGAATGATTTTACCTGACCAACTCCTCATAGATATTCCGACAAAGATTGCAGGCTACACACCTCAAAACAGTAACTATACATATTCGGGAGCGATTCCTGCCCGTAAGGCCCTTTCCTATTCTTTAAACATTCCGTTTATAAGAGCTCTGCGTGAATTTACAATACCCGCCTTTTTGGATATCTTAAAAAGGTCGGGCTTTACAACCTTTAACCGTTCGGCCGATGAGTACGGACTTCCCCTGATTTTAGGAGGAGGAGAAATAAGCCTTTACGAAATTACAAACACTTATCGAAAGATGATGCTGAGAGCTCAAAACAAACTTGACGAAAAATTTCCTTTTTCTTCGGGAGCTTGCAGAATAACAATGGACGTGCTGACCGAAGGGAACAGGCCGGAAGAAGAAGCTATCTGGCAGCTCTATGCACAAAATCAAAAAATTGCATGGAAGACCGGAACCAGTTACGGGAACAAGGATGCTTGGACTATAGGCATTACACCTAAATATTCCGTAGGCGTTTGGTGCGGGAACGCTTCGGGAGAAGGAAGGCCTGAAATTACAAGCACAAAACTGGCCGCTCCAATCCTCTTTGAAATTTTTAATATCTTGCCGAAATCGGACTGGCCCGAAAAAGAATTAAAGGATTTTGAATTTATAAAAACTTGTGCAGACTCAGGCTACCCCGCAGGAGAATTTTGTAAAACTGCAAAGCCTGTTTTAAAACCTATAGAAAGTCATACCCAAAATACCTGTCCTTATTGTAAAAAGGTATCTTTAAGTCCCGACGGCAAGTTTCAAGTTAAGGCAAACGACATAAACGAATTGCCTAAAATAGAAAACAGATTTGTCCTTCCTGCTGCTGCAGAATATTTTTATAAACAGGGACACCCGGAATATAAGAGCCTCCCGCAATGGCTTCCGGAAAGTACGGCATCAAATGCAGGCGAGTTTGAAATTTTATTTCCAGAAGACGGAACCTCGGTTTATATTCCGACAGAACTTGACGGCTCTTTTGGCGCCTTGGTTGCAGAAGCCGCCCATAAAAATCCCGATGCCGTCATCTACTGGGATTTGGACGGAGAATATTTAGGAAGTACAAAATCCTATCATCAAATGAAGATTCAGCCCTTAGGGGCGCCCTTAAGGGCGCCCCTAAGGGGCAGACATGAGCTGACCCTTACAGACAACAGGGGAAATACCCGTAAAAGAATTTTTTATGTTCTAAATGAAAATTAG
- a CDS encoding S9 family peptidase, which produces MKQSDFEKPPVAEIKETRFEKFGKTRIDNYYWLKDKTDKKVIDYLNAENAYTDKIMASSKDLQKSIYDEIVGRIKEDDETYPVFENGYYYYNRVEKGKQYRTYCRKKTSLDAPEEIIFDVNKMAEGKQAFIFDDYVVSPDNKKACYFYNETGSFAEFILKIRDLETGKDIGFSYDGAVTAAWASDSKTLFYSAIDSTLRSSKVFRQKLDEEKGSLVYEEKDAKYSCYVHETKTKEFIFISSSSSTTSEERFIYADKPEEEFKIFLPRVKDTEYSVYPHKEKFFIRYKDKQNLNGKIYSAPRSSYSDKSTWKEERAHDENVRIEDVSVFESYLVLELRKNGLIEIEIKSLKNGEVKNISFPEPVYTAYLGANPEYVCDKVRYIYTSLNRPSSVYDYDILTGKSVLLKQQEVPSGFNPDDYTVERLWARAQDGVKVPMAAVYKKCLAKDGSAPALLYSYGSYGYSSDVYFSPSVYSLVERGFVYVVAQIRGGSDMGEQWYEDGKLLKKKNTFTDFIACAEHLISQKYTSSDKLAIMGGSAGGLLMGAVTNMRPDLFHSVVAAVPFIDVVTTMLDDSLPLTTGEYEEWGNPNEEEYYNYMLSYSPYDNIEEKNYPHILVTGGLNDSQVLFHEPAKYTAKLRAKKTGDNILILHMNMDSGHGGATGRYDRIKDTAFEYAFILNMVGINK; this is translated from the coding sequence TTGAAACAATCCGATTTTGAAAAGCCGCCTGTTGCGGAAATAAAAGAAACTCGTTTTGAAAAGTTTGGGAAAACACGAATCGATAATTATTATTGGCTAAAAGACAAGACCGATAAAAAAGTTATCGATTACTTAAATGCCGAAAATGCTTATACGGATAAGATAATGGCTTCTTCAAAGGATCTGCAAAAATCTATTTATGATGAAATTGTAGGCCGCATAAAAGAAGATGATGAAACCTATCCTGTTTTTGAAAACGGCTATTATTATTATAACCGTGTCGAAAAGGGAAAGCAATACAGAACCTATTGCAGAAAAAAAACATCTCTTGATGCACCCGAAGAAATCATCTTTGATGTAAACAAAATGGCGGAAGGAAAACAAGCCTTTATCTTCGACGACTATGTTGTAAGCCCCGACAATAAAAAGGCTTGCTATTTTTATAACGAAACAGGCTCCTTTGCGGAATTTATTTTAAAGATACGCGATTTGGAAACCGGAAAAGATATAGGCTTCAGCTATGACGGAGCCGTTACCGCAGCTTGGGCTTCCGACAGTAAAACTCTTTTTTATAGTGCAATCGACAGTACCCTGCGTTCAAGTAAGGTCTTCCGTCAAAAACTTGATGAAGAAAAGGGTTCTCTTGTCTACGAAGAAAAGGATGCAAAATATTCTTGCTATGTGCATGAAACAAAGACAAAGGAATTTATTTTTATCTCAAGTTCAAGTTCTACCACCTCGGAAGAGCGTTTTATTTATGCGGATAAGCCGGAAGAAGAATTTAAAATCTTCCTTCCCCGCGTTAAGGATACCGAATACTCCGTTTATCCGCACAAGGAAAAGTTTTTTATCCGTTACAAGGACAAACAAAACTTAAACGGCAAAATCTATTCCGCTCCTCGTTCTTCCTATTCCGATAAATCTACATGGAAGGAAGAAAGAGCTCACGACGAAAACGTACGCATTGAGGATGTGTCCGTATTTGAATCCTACCTTGTACTGGAGCTCCGTAAAAACGGCCTCATCGAGATTGAAATTAAATCGCTTAAAAACGGCGAGGTAAAAAATATTTCCTTCCCCGAACCGGTTTATACGGCTTATTTGGGGGCAAACCCGGAATACGTTTGCGATAAGGTCCGCTATATTTACACATCCTTAAACCGCCCGAGCAGCGTATACGATTACGATATACTTACGGGAAAATCGGTCTTGTTAAAACAGCAGGAAGTTCCATCAGGCTTTAATCCCGATGATTACACTGTAGAAAGGCTTTGGGCAAGAGCTCAGGACGGAGTGAAGGTGCCTATGGCTGCCGTTTACAAAAAATGTTTGGCAAAGGACGGATCCGCACCCGCTCTTCTTTATTCTTATGGGAGCTACGGCTATAGCTCCGATGTTTATTTCAGTCCGAGTGTTTACAGCCTTGTCGAGAGGGGCTTTGTTTATGTTGTTGCTCAAATCAGGGGCGGAAGCGACATGGGAGAACAGTGGTATGAGGACGGGAAGCTCTTAAAAAAGAAAAATACATTTACCGATTTTATAGCCTGTGCCGAGCACCTGATTTCTCAAAAATACACTTCTTCCGATAAGCTTGCAATCATGGGCGGAAGTGCAGGCGGTCTTCTTATGGGTGCCGTTACAAATATGAGACCGGATCTTTTCCATTCGGTTGTTGCTGCCGTTCCCTTTATAGATGTCGTTACCACCATGCTCGACGATTCATTGCCCCTTACAACAGGCGAATATGAAGAGTGGGGAAACCCGAACGAAGAAGAATATTATAATTACATGCTTTCATATTCTCCCTACGATAATATTGAAGAAAAAAATTATCCGCATATTCTTGTAACGGGCGGCTTAAACGATTCGCAAGTTCTTTTCCATGAGCCTGCAAAATATACGGCAAAGCTGCGTGCAAAGAAAACCGGAGATAATATTCTAATCCTCCACATGAATATGGATTCCGGCCACGGCGGAGCCACAGGCCGCTATGACAGAATTAAGGACACCGCCTTCGAATATGCCTTTATTCTTAACATGGTAGGAATCAATAAGTAA
- a CDS encoding ankyrin repeat domain-containing protein yields MNIAEFIKAAKKNDIELIKTYLQNGFDINTQDKDGFTAVMEAAEFGYKDLFWFLIEKGADVLIKADYNFSIVHAVGLGGDKKMLDYVISKGARLDEKVTGGEQDGMTIRDYTLLAKNDEVYRELKPL; encoded by the coding sequence ATGAATATAGCCGAATTTATAAAAGCTGCAAAAAAGAATGATATTGAGCTTATAAAAACTTATTTACAAAACGGCTTTGATATTAATACTCAAGACAAGGACGGCTTTACGGCTGTTATGGAAGCAGCCGAATTCGGCTATAAGGATTTATTTTGGTTTTTAATCGAAAAAGGAGCAGATGTTTTAATTAAAGCGGATTATAATTTTTCGATAGTTCACGCCGTCGGTTTAGGCGGCGACAAAAAAATGCTTGACTATGTTATCTCAAAGGGAGCCCGCCTAGACGAAAAAGTTACAGGCGGAGAACAGGACGGCATGACAATAAGGGATTATACTCTTTTGGCCAAAAATGATGAAGTATACAGGGAACTAAAACCTTTATAA